One genomic segment of Macaca fascicularis isolate 582-1 chromosome 19, T2T-MFA8v1.1 includes these proteins:
- the LOC102116978 gene encoding LOW QUALITY PROTEIN: galactoside-binding soluble lectin 13 (The sequence of the model RefSeq protein was modified relative to this genomic sequence to represent the inferred CDS: substituted 1 base at 1 genomic stop codon) has protein sequence MEQIGEPEIRLHTYNHLIFDKADQTSNGKRTPYPRNAFLKLQGKLAGRNLESGMKPEGKAEVSHLNAATQRFTQKTGLNSEGRPEGENNVLFTSCTSHLLSILWQVPYKLPVSLSVGSCVIIKGTPIDSFFNDPQLQVDFYTDMDEDSDIAFRFRVHFGNHVVMNRREFGIXMLEETTDYVPFEDGKQFELCIYVHYNEYKIKVNGIRIYGFVHRIPPSFVKMMQVSRDVSLTSVCVCN, from the exons atggaacagattgGAGAGCCCGAAATAAGGCTacacacttacaaccatctgatctttgacaaagctgaccaAACAAGCAACGGAAAAAGGACTCCCTATccaagaaatg CCTTTCTCAAGTTGCAAGGAAAGCTTGCTGGGAGGAACTTGGAATCTGGAATGAAGCCAGAGGGCAAGGCTGAAGTGAGTCATTTAAATGCTGCAACTCAGAGATTCACTCAGAAGACTGGACTCAATTCTGAAGGTCGCCCAGAAGGAGAGAACAATGTCCTCTTTACCT CCTGCACCTCTCACTTACTCTCAATACTCTGGCAGGTGCCATACAAACTGCCTGTGTCTTTGTCTGTTGGTTCCTGCGTGATAATCAAAGGGACACCAAtcgactctttttt CAACGACCCACAGCTGCAGGTGGATTTCTACACTGACATGGATGAGGACTCAGATATTGCCTTCCGTTTCCGAGTGCACTTTGGCAATCACGTGGTCATGAACAGGCGTGAGTTTGGGATATAGATGTTGGAGGAGACAACAGATTATGTGCCCTTTGAGGATGGCAAACAGTTTGAGCTGTGCATCTATGTGCATTACAATGAGTACAAG ATAAAGGTCAATGGCATACGCATTTATGGCTTTGTCCATCGAATCCCGCCATCATTTGTGAAGATGATGCAAGTGTCCAGAGATGTCTCCCTGACCTCAGTGTGTGTCTGCAATTGA